One genomic window of Methanobacterium sp. includes the following:
- the mer gene encoding 5,10-methylenetetrahydromethanopterin reductase, with product MKFGIEFLPNEPIEKIVKLVKLAEDVGFEYAWVTDHYDNKNVYVTLAMIAAGTESIKIGPGVTNPYVRNPAITASVIATIDELSHGRATLGMGPGDKAAFDALGIEWTKPVSTIKSSIETIETLLKSEKTKNGAVLKGVKPVQDKIPIYMGAQGPMMLKTAGEISDGALINASNPKDFEVAVPLIKEGSTLAGKKLEDVDVVAYTCCSIDEDANAALKAAKIVVAFIAMGSPAPVLERHGINPSISGKIRTFIGNGDFGAAIGMVDDKLMDAFSVVGTPDDFVPKIEALSDMGVTQYVAGSPIGPDKEKSIKLLGDVINSF from the coding sequence ATGAAATTTGGTATTGAATTTCTTCCAAACGAACCAATAGAAAAAATTGTGAAACTGGTAAAGCTGGCAGAAGATGTTGGCTTCGAATACGCATGGGTAACCGACCATTACGACAACAAGAACGTTTATGTAACATTAGCAATGATTGCAGCAGGAACAGAAAGTATTAAAATTGGCCCAGGAGTTACCAATCCTTACGTTCGAAATCCTGCCATAACTGCATCTGTAATTGCAACAATCGACGAATTATCCCACGGAAGGGCAACTTTAGGTATGGGGCCTGGTGATAAGGCAGCCTTTGATGCGCTAGGAATTGAATGGACAAAGCCGGTCAGCACCATAAAGAGTTCCATTGAAACTATAGAAACCCTCCTTAAAAGTGAAAAAACCAAAAATGGTGCAGTCCTTAAGGGAGTTAAACCAGTCCAGGATAAAATTCCAATTTATATGGGTGCTCAAGGACCAATGATGCTTAAAACAGCTGGTGAAATTTCTGATGGTGCACTTATAAATGCTTCTAACCCTAAGGATTTTGAAGTAGCCGTACCTCTAATAAAAGAAGGATCCACACTTGCAGGGAAAAAATTAGAAGATGTTGATGTGGTGGCCTATACCTGTTGTTCAATTGATGAAGATGCCAACGCCGCATTAAAAGCAGCTAAAATCGTGGTGGCATTTATAGCCATGGGTTCACCAGCTCCAGTTCTAGAAAGACATGGGATAAATCCTTCAATTTCTGGAAAAATCAGGACATTTATAGGTAACGGTGATTTCGGCGCGGCAATCGGAATGGTTGATGACAAACTCATGGATGCTTTCTCTGTTGTTGGAACACCTGATGATTTTGTTCCTAAAATCGAAGCTCTCAGTGACATGGGAGTGACCCAGTATGTAGCTGGATCTCCAATTGGACCAGATAAAGAGAAATCCATAAAACTATTAGGAGATGTTATAAACAGCTTTTAA